In Denitratisoma sp. DHT3, one DNA window encodes the following:
- a CDS encoding RNA recognition motif domain-containing protein, whose protein sequence is MCKKLYVSNLDYKITQPDLEQMFVPYGAVISVQLIMDRESGRSKGFAFVEMGSADEAQAAIAGLNGSSVEGRSLSVDEARSQLPRHGGSKRS, encoded by the coding sequence TTGTGTAAAAAACTTTATGTCAGTAATTTGGACTACAAGATCACCCAGCCGGATCTCGAACAGATGTTCGTGCCCTACGGTGCGGTTATCTCGGTGCAGTTGATCATGGATCGGGAGTCCGGTCGCTCCAAAGGTTTCGCTTTCGTCGAGATGGGTTCCGCCGACGAGGCGCAGGCCGCTATTGCCGGACTCAATGGCAGCAGCGTCGAAGGCCGCAGCCTGAGTGTGGACGAAGCCCGGTCCCAGTTGCCCAGGCATGGCGGCAGCAAGCGTTCCTGA